CTCGGGCGGGTCGCCACCAACTCCTTCGGCGCCAACATGCCCAGCGGCCACACCTCGGCGCTGGCCAAGGCCGGCAGCACCCCGTACGCCGTGCTGGAGGTCGACGAGCACTACCTCGCCCAGGTGCTGGAGGCGACCGAGCCGCACGTGGTCGCCCTGCTGAACCTCTCCCGCGACCAGCTCGACCGGGCCAAGGAGGTCGCCATGATGGCGCAGCTCTGGCGCGCGGCGCTGGTCCGGCACACCGATGTGCGGGTGGTGGCCAACGCCGACGACCCGATGGTGGTCTGGGCCGCCACCCCGCCGGGCGACCCCGCCCGCGGCATCAACCCGCCGCACGTGACCTGGTTCAGCGCCGGCCAGCGCTGGCACGACGACTCCTGGGTCTGCCCGGAGTGCGGCTCCACCATTCAGCGCAACGGCGACCAGTGGTGGTGCACCGGCTGCCCGCTGCGCCGGCCGGAGCCGCAGTGGGTCGTCGAGGACGAGGGCGTGCTCGACCCCACCGGCGCCTGGCACAAGGTCTCCCTCCAGCTACCCGGCAAGGTCAACCTGGGCAACGCGGCGACGGCGCTGGCCGTGGCCGCCGAGTTCGGCGTCCGCCCGGTCGACGCGGTGTCCCGCCTCGGCATCGTCACCTCGGTGGCCGGCCGCTACGCGCAGGTGGACAAGGACGGGCGCAACATCCGGCTGCTGCTGGCCAAGAATCCGGCCAGCTGGCTGGAGGCCTTCGACATGGCCGACGAGGCGCCGACCCTGCTCTCCATCAACGCGCGCGACCCCGACGGGCTGGACACCTCCTGGCTCTTCGACGTCGACTTCGCGCCGCTGCGCGGCCGACAGGTGCTGATCACCGGCGACAGGGCGTACGACCTGGCGGTCCGCCTGGACGTCAACGACGTGTCGTTCCAGCACGTGCGCACGTTCGAGGACGCGATCCGGTCGGTCCCGCCGGGGCGGCTGGAGGTCATCGCGAACTACACCGCGTTCCAGGACATCCGAGCGGAGTTGGACCGTGTCAACTGAGAGCCTGCGCATCGTCTGGATCTACCCCGACCTCCTCTCCACCTACGGCGACCGGGGCAACGCGCTGATCCTCGCCCGGCGGGCCCGCCAGCGCGGTATGCCGGTCGAGGTCATGGAGGTCCGCTCCGACCAACGGCTGCCCGCGACCGCCGACATCTACCTGGTCGGCGGCGGTGAGGACGGTCCGCAGGCGCTGGGCGCCCAGCGGCTGATCGCCGACGGTGGCCTGCACCGGGCGGTCGCCCAGGGCTCGGTGGTGTTCGGCGTCTGCGCCGGCTACCAGCTGCTCGGCATGTCCTTCTTCGCCAAGGGTGTGCAGTGCCGCGGCCTGGAGCTGCTCGACCTGCAGTCCGACCGGGGCCCGAGCCGAGCCGTTGGCGAGCTGGCCGGCGAGATCGACCCCCGCCTGGGCCTGCCCGCGCTGACCGGCTTCGAGAACCACGGCGGCCGCACCCACCTCGGCCCGGAGGTCTCCCCGCTGGCACGGGTGAGCACCGGGGTGGGCAACGACGGCACCACCGAGGGTGCCTGGCGGGGCAAGCTGCTCGGCACCTATTCGCACGGCCCCGCGCTGGCCCGCAATCCGGCCCTGGCCGACCTTCTGCTGCGCTGGGCCACCGGGGCGCACCAGCTCCCGCCGCTGGACGACACCTGGTCGGACCGGCTTCGGAGCGAACGCCGCGCCGCGGTGGCCGCCGCCCGGGCATGATCCCCGCCGTCCGGCGGCTGCTCCGGCAGCCGTCGGCCGCCCGGT
The nucleotide sequence above comes from Micromonospora sp. NBC_00389. Encoded proteins:
- a CDS encoding MurT ligase domain-containing protein, which encodes MPLRAKVASSVSRTAAALSRAAGRGDGSVIGGWIGLKIDPDLLAHLSAGRAIALVSGTNGKTTTTRLTAAAVGVLGRVATNSFGANMPSGHTSALAKAGSTPYAVLEVDEHYLAQVLEATEPHVVALLNLSRDQLDRAKEVAMMAQLWRAALVRHTDVRVVANADDPMVVWAATPPGDPARGINPPHVTWFSAGQRWHDDSWVCPECGSTIQRNGDQWWCTGCPLRRPEPQWVVEDEGVLDPTGAWHKVSLQLPGKVNLGNAATALAVAAEFGVRPVDAVSRLGIVTSVAGRYAQVDKDGRNIRLLLAKNPASWLEAFDMADEAPTLLSINARDPDGLDTSWLFDVDFAPLRGRQVLITGDRAYDLAVRLDVNDVSFQHVRTFEDAIRSVPPGRLEVIANYTAFQDIRAELDRVN
- a CDS encoding type 1 glutamine amidotransferase — protein: MSTESLRIVWIYPDLLSTYGDRGNALILARRARQRGMPVEVMEVRSDQRLPATADIYLVGGGEDGPQALGAQRLIADGGLHRAVAQGSVVFGVCAGYQLLGMSFFAKGVQCRGLELLDLQSDRGPSRAVGELAGEIDPRLGLPALTGFENHGGRTHLGPEVSPLARVSTGVGNDGTTEGAWRGKLLGTYSHGPALARNPALADLLLRWATGAHQLPPLDDTWSDRLRSERRAAVAAARA